A single region of the Rhodospirillales bacterium genome encodes:
- a CDS encoding efflux RND transporter permease subunit, which produces MIDWSVANRFFVMLGALALLAAGIIVLTKIPLDAIPDLSDTQVIIRTEFPGQAPQVIEDQITFPLSTQMLSLPKTKVVRGFSMFGTSFVYIIFEDGTDMYWARSRVLEYLSQVRNQLPAGAEPALGPDATGVGWVFQYALIDKTGQHDLSELRSLQDWFVRFELATLDGVAEVASVGGFVKEYQVLVDPNKLRAFNIPLQTIIEAVRSANQETGGRTLEMAESEYLIRSFGYVNKPDDLREAVLKSPDGTPVTIGDVARVVEGPAIRRGITELNGEGEAVGGIIVMRPGANALDVIGNVKKRLESVKQGLPDGVEIKIVYDRSALIKGSVTYLKHKLIEESLMVALVTFLFLLHARSALVAIITIPLGILAAFIIMSAQGITANIMSLGGIAIAIGAMVDASIVMVENAHRKLSAMPPESEKEEKQKALILAAREVGPGLFFSLLIITVSFFPVFALTGQSARLFTPLAFTKTYAMAAAAFLSVTVVPVLMLWLIRGKIKCEDENFINRFFIALYRPFLNAALKWRKTTISLALIALISTALPVSKLGSEFMPPLYEGGLLYMPMTLPGVSTAKAREILQVTNRQIKQFPEVAQVFGKAGRSNSATDPAPLAMIETWVELKPRSEWRSGMTPQKLVADMNKKVRLPGMMNSWGYPIKIRLDMLTTGIRTPVGIKIAGPDLMQIDKIAREVESLARDVPGTRSAIADRVVGGKYIEIDPDRREIARYGISLGTVQRVIQTALGGMQLDEAVEGRERYPIMLRYDRPFRDNMSDLEDILVPGANGAHIPLADLADIRIAEGPSMIKSEDARLNGWVFVDIEGRDIGSYISGLQEKLKNYDLPEGYTLKFSGQFEQMQEANERLKIAIPATLLIILTLLYLYFGRWDRTLLIMLSVPFGVIGGAWWLWLAGYNVSVAVAVGFIALAGIAVETAIVMLIYIDHQMREHWPETFEGLLKNVRHGAIQRLRPKLMTVGTIILGLIPIFLTEGPGSDVMRRIALPMVGGMVSTTILTLILIPVLYAAYMQWKLKLPEKQ; this is translated from the coding sequence ATCATAGACTGGTCGGTGGCAAACAGATTCTTTGTCATGCTGGGCGCGCTGGCGCTGCTGGCAGCGGGAATAATCGTGCTGACGAAAATTCCGCTCGACGCCATTCCCGACCTGTCCGATACACAGGTCATTATCCGCACAGAATTCCCCGGACAGGCCCCGCAGGTTATCGAAGACCAGATAACTTTTCCGCTGTCCACGCAAATGCTCAGCCTGCCCAAAACAAAAGTCGTGCGCGGTTTTTCCATGTTCGGCACAAGCTTTGTTTACATCATCTTTGAAGACGGCACCGATATGTACTGGGCGCGCAGCCGCGTTCTTGAGTATCTATCGCAGGTTCGCAACCAGCTTCCGGCAGGTGCAGAGCCGGCCCTGGGGCCGGATGCAACGGGGGTTGGCTGGGTTTTTCAATATGCCCTGATAGACAAGACCGGGCAGCATGACCTTTCCGAACTGCGCAGCCTGCAGGACTGGTTTGTGCGTTTTGAACTGGCCACGCTTGACGGGGTGGCCGAGGTAGCAAGCGTCGGTGGATTTGTCAAAGAATATCAGGTCCTGGTTGATCCGAACAAGCTGCGTGCGTTTAACATTCCTCTTCAAACAATCATCGAGGCCGTACGTTCGGCCAATCAGGAAACCGGCGGGCGAACATTGGAAATGGCGGAAAGCGAATATCTGATCCGCTCTTTCGGTTACGTGAACAAACCGGACGATCTGCGCGAAGCCGTTTTAAAAAGCCCTGACGGCACGCCTGTTACAATCGGTGACGTCGCCCGCGTGGTTGAAGGCCCGGCGATCCGGCGCGGCATTACAGAGCTGAACGGCGAAGGCGAAGCTGTCGGCGGTATCATTGTGATGCGCCCCGGCGCGAACGCCCTTGATGTTATCGGCAATGTTAAAAAACGCCTTGAAAGCGTCAAACAGGGTCTGCCGGATGGTGTGGAAATTAAAATTGTCTACGACCGCAGCGCGCTGATCAAAGGGTCTGTCACATATTTAAAACATAAGCTTATCGAAGAAAGCCTGATGGTGGCGCTCGTCACTTTCCTGTTCCTGCTGCATGCCCGCAGCGCCCTTGTGGCCATTATCACAATACCGCTTGGTATCCTTGCCGCCTTTATCATTATGTCGGCGCAGGGCATTACAGCCAATATCATGTCGCTGGGCGGCATCGCCATTGCGATCGGCGCGATGGTCGACGCCTCTATTGTCATGGTTGAAAACGCGCACCGGAAATTATCGGCCATGCCGCCGGAATCCGAGAAAGAAGAAAAACAAAAAGCCCTTATTCTGGCGGCCAGGGAAGTCGGGCCGGGACTGTTCTTCTCCTTGCTTATTATCACGGTTTCCTTTTTCCCCGTCTTCGCGCTGACGGGACAATCGGCGCGTCTGTTTACGCCGCTGGCCTTTACAAAAACCTATGCAATGGCTGCGGCGGCGTTCCTGTCGGTTACGGTGGTGCCGGTCCTGATGCTCTGGCTGATCCGCGGCAAAATCAAATGTGAAGATGAAAATTTTATAAACCGTTTTTTCATCGCGCTGTACCGCCCGTTCCTGAATGCGGCCTTGAAATGGCGTAAAACAACGATTTCGCTGGCGCTTATCGCCCTTATCAGCACGGCTCTGCCTGTCTCCAAACTCGGGAGCGAATTCATGCCGCCGCTTTATGAAGGTGGCCTGCTTTACATGCCGATGACCCTGCCCGGCGTTTCAACGGCCAAGGCACGGGAAATTCTACAGGTGACAAACCGTCAGATTAAACAGTTCCCCGAAGTTGCGCAGGTTTTCGGTAAGGCCGGACGCTCGAACTCCGCAACCGACCCGGCCCCGCTCGCCATGATCGAAACATGGGTTGAACTAAAACCCCGATCCGAATGGCGCTCCGGCATGACACCGCAAAAACTGGTTGCGGACATGAACAAAAAAGTGCGCCTGCCCGGCATGATGAACAGTTGGGGTTACCCGATTAAAATACGCCTCGACATGCTGACCACCGGCATTCGCACACCGGTGGGCATCAAGATCGCCGGGCCGGATTTAATGCAGATTGATAAAATCGCCAGGGAGGTCGAGTCACTGGCGCGTGACGTGCCCGGCACCCGCAGCGCGATCGCCGACAGGGTTGTCGGCGGCAAATATATCGAAATTGACCCGGACCGGCGTGAAATTGCCCGTTACGGCATTTCCCTCGGCACGGTTCAGCGCGTGATCCAGACGGCGCTTGGAGGCATGCAGCTGGATGAAGCGGTTGAAGGACGAGAACGTTACCCGATCATGCTGCGCTATGACCGCCCGTTCCGGGACAACATGTCCGATCTTGAAGATATTCTGGTTCCGGGCGCAAACGGTGCGCATATCCCGCTGGCGGATCTGGCGGACATCCGCATTGCCGAAGGACCGTCAATGATTAAGTCGGAAGATGCGCGGCTGAACGGCTGGGTCTTTGTCGATATAGAGGGCCGGGATATCGGCTCGTACATTTCCGGTCTGCAGGAAAAACTTAAAAACTACGATTTGCCCGAAGGCTACACGCTGAAATTTTCCGGCCAGTTTGAACAGATGCAGGAAGCAAATGAGCGCCTGAAAATTGCTATCCCGGCAACGTTGCTGATTATCTTGACGTTGCTCTACCTTTACTTCGGACGGTGGGACAGAACCCTGCTGATTATGCTTTCCGTTCCCTTCGGGGTCATTGGCGGAGCGTGGTGGCTGTGGCTTGCCGGATATAACGTTTCCGTTGCCGTTGCCGTAGGGTTTATCGCACTGGCCGGTATTGCCGTCGAAACCGCGATTGTCATGTTGATTTACATCGACCACCAGATGCGCGAACACTGGCCGGAAACATTTGAAGGCCTGCTGAAAAATGTCCGGCACGGAGCCATTCAGCGCCTTCGCCCAAAATTAATGACTGTCGGCACAATCATCCTTGGCCTGATCCCGATTTTCCTGACCGAAGGTCCGGGATCGGACGTCATGCGGCGTATCGCCCTGCCGATGGTCGGCGGCATGGTTAGCACAACAATCCTGACCCTGATCCTGATTCCCGTTTTGTATGCGGCGTATATGCAGTGGAAACTGAAACTTCCTGAAAAACAGTAA
- a CDS encoding efflux RND transporter periplasmic adaptor subunit yields the protein MRVFIFILMLFAFVPPAMAQQAEGAYTCPMHPEISGKEGARCPVCGMNLAPKEEVESKDSASETMHEHNHGHGTKQSMPEKAEDVYICPMHPHITGKDGDDCPICGMHLVPKNEGAGDMHEHDKHSQNGMEGAISIDPSYTQTLGVKTTHVTYENFGKAIRAFGKVAGDMRNEREIAVQEEGWIKNLKTSAVGDVVKKGDVLFSVYSPELMAAQSDFLIGRRTGYKIGNPEQRLKLKGMDEQAIALLKKKGKMMEHTPFHAPMDSVVTRLNVRDGSHLTEGEVALVLQDFSNVWINADVPLRDIAFLQEGTRASVSVPETGQEYETVVDYIHPVSNPQNRTVTVRLVLENPYGILRPDSYVDIDFDANTQPRLSVPEDAVLYGSMGAYVMEALGNGNFRPVMVKTGITASGLTEIKSGLTDGQEIVSSGQFMLDAESNLRGGMAAMGHKHVN from the coding sequence ATGCGCGTTTTTATTTTTATTTTGATGCTCTTTGCCTTTGTCCCGCCGGCTATGGCGCAGCAAGCCGAGGGCGCTTACACCTGCCCGATGCACCCGGAAATCAGCGGTAAAGAAGGCGCCCGCTGCCCGGTCTGCGGCATGAACCTTGCGCCGAAAGAAGAAGTTGAATCGAAAGATTCCGCTTCTGAAACCATGCACGAACATAACCATGGACACGGCACGAAACAATCCATGCCGGAGAAGGCGGAAGACGTCTATATCTGCCCGATGCATCCTCACATCACCGGAAAAGACGGCGATGACTGCCCGATTTGCGGGATGCATCTGGTTCCAAAAAACGAAGGCGCCGGCGACATGCATGAACATGACAAGCATAGCCAGAATGGTATGGAGGGGGCTATCAGCATAGACCCTTCCTACACCCAGACGCTGGGCGTTAAAACAACGCACGTGACATATGAAAATTTCGGCAAAGCTATCCGGGCGTTCGGCAAGGTTGCAGGCGATATGCGCAACGAGCGGGAAATCGCCGTGCAGGAGGAAGGCTGGATCAAAAACCTGAAAACGTCCGCTGTCGGCGACGTTGTAAAAAAAGGAGACGTGCTGTTCAGCGTTTATTCGCCGGAGCTGATGGCCGCGCAGTCGGACTTCCTGATCGGCCGGCGGACAGGTTATAAAATCGGCAATCCTGAACAACGCCTGAAACTGAAAGGCATGGACGAGCAGGCCATTGCCCTTTTGAAAAAGAAAGGCAAGATGATGGAGCACACGCCCTTTCATGCGCCCATGGACAGCGTTGTAACCAGACTGAACGTTCGGGACGGATCGCACCTGACAGAAGGTGAGGTCGCGTTGGTCCTGCAGGATTTTTCGAATGTCTGGATCAACGCCGATGTCCCGCTGCGCGATATCGCGTTTTTACAGGAAGGGACCCGCGCCAGTGTGAGCGTGCCGGAAACGGGGCAGGAATATGAAACGGTTGTGGATTACATTCATCCGGTCAGTAATCCCCAAAACCGGACCGTGACCGTGCGGCTTGTCCTTGAAAACCCGTACGGAATTCTACGGCCCGACAGCTATGTCGATATAGATTTTGATGCGAATACGCAGCCGCGCCTTTCCGTCCCTGAAGATGCCGTTTTGTACGGCAGTATGGGCGCGTATGTCATGGAAGCGCTGGGCAATGGAAACTTCCGCCCGGTGATGGTGAAAACTGGCATTACGGCAAGCGGCCTGACAGAGATCAAAAGCGGCCTGACGGACGGGCAGGAAATCGTTTCTTCTGGACAGTTCATGCTCGATGCTGAAAGCAATCTGCGGGGCGGCATGGCCGCGATGGGGCACAAGCATGTCAACTGA
- a CDS encoding Eco57I restriction-modification methylase domain-containing protein: MMLAAQIDETRRLVSPTLDVERRSALGQFMTPANVAEFMASNFDDLPDEVRLLDAGAGMGALTTAFVTEACSRSKQPSSIDATVYEVDEQLAAILEETLLSCADICADAGIQFSYRLIKDDYILSSAAPLLDKTRTYNCAILNPPYGKINSASNWRKALRSQGIETVNLYTAFVALAIQQMEEGGEIVAITPRSFCNGSYYEPFRRLMLDSAALVSLHVFESRRTAFKDDGVLQENIIFKIKKGWKQNGVQLSSDVMEAREILFSDIVRPEDKHAFIRLPIENNDLATRIQALPCTLADLGIKVSTGRVVDFRAKEHLRKMPGENTVPLIYPAHFDNGKVGGPIPDFKKHNALADNEDTASLILPAGLYVLTKRFSAKEEKRRLVAAVYHGGRVGFENHLNYFHANGEGLSSKLAHGLCAFLNSKAVDQYFRIFSGHTQVNATDLRNLHYPSVEQLEKLADATRIGRLGLYMA; encoded by the coding sequence ATGATGCTTGCTGCCCAAATTGATGAAACCCGTCGTCTTGTCTCGCCAACATTAGACGTTGAAAGACGTTCTGCGCTTGGGCAGTTTATGACGCCAGCAAACGTAGCGGAGTTTATGGCCTCTAATTTTGATGACCTGCCAGATGAGGTCAGACTGCTTGATGCAGGGGCTGGTATGGGCGCTTTGACCACTGCCTTCGTCACGGAAGCCTGTAGTCGCAGCAAACAGCCCTCATCAATAGACGCTACGGTTTATGAAGTTGACGAACAGCTTGCTGCCATTTTAGAGGAAACGCTGCTTTCTTGCGCCGATATTTGCGCGGATGCAGGCATTCAGTTTAGCTACCGCCTCATTAAAGACGACTATATTTTGAGCTCTGCTGCGCCGCTTCTTGATAAAACCCGCACCTATAATTGTGCCATCTTGAACCCGCCTTATGGTAAAATCAATTCGGCGTCGAACTGGCGGAAGGCTCTACGTTCGCAGGGCATTGAAACTGTCAATCTCTATACGGCCTTTGTTGCACTTGCCATCCAGCAGATGGAAGAAGGCGGTGAAATTGTCGCTATTACGCCCCGCTCATTTTGTAACGGTTCTTATTATGAACCATTTCGCCGCCTGATGCTGGATTCAGCGGCGCTGGTTTCGCTGCATGTTTTTGAATCGCGCCGTACAGCCTTCAAAGATGATGGTGTATTGCAGGAAAATATTATCTTTAAGATCAAAAAAGGCTGGAAGCAAAATGGTGTTCAGCTTTCAAGTGATGTGATGGAAGCAAGAGAAATTTTATTCTCCGATATCGTCAGACCGGAAGACAAACATGCTTTTATTCGCCTACCGATAGAAAATAATGATCTGGCGACCCGAATTCAGGCGCTTCCCTGCACCCTTGCTGATCTTGGAATAAAAGTTTCTACGGGGCGCGTAGTTGATTTTCGGGCAAAAGAGCATTTGCGCAAGATGCCCGGCGAAAACACGGTGCCGCTGATTTATCCCGCACACTTCGACAATGGCAAAGTCGGTGGGCCTATTCCTGATTTTAAAAAGCACAATGCACTGGCTGATAATGAAGATACGGCGTCATTAATCTTGCCTGCTGGCCTTTACGTGCTAACAAAACGGTTTTCAGCTAAAGAAGAAAAGAGGCGGCTTGTCGCCGCTGTTTATCACGGCGGGCGAGTTGGCTTTGAAAACCACTTAAATTATTTCCACGCAAACGGCGAGGGACTTTCATCAAAACTGGCTCATGGACTGTGCGCCTTTTTGAACTCGAAGGCGGTCGATCAGTATTTTCGCATATTCTCCGGCCATACGCAGGTTAATGCCACCGACTTAAGAAACCTGCATTATCCGAGTGTTGAGCAGCTTGAAAAATTGGCCGACGCAACAAGAATTGGGCGACTTGGCCTTTACATGGCCTGA
- a CDS encoding integrase family protein, with translation MPKAKITKTFVDQVPCPKKGQVAYCDTDLRGFYLIVGTQAKTYTAQKDIQGRTVRYTIGRHGHFTPEQARKIARDKLNLMAQGIDPNAQEKEQNAQRITLNHALKTYLATRRNLKERTKTDYRYITDRYLKDWKEKLLTDITKDMVGAKHAKIAEEFGAYTANKAMRLLRAIFNFAQATYDICPVNPVVYLTRVKAWYKEERKRTYIKPHELKSWWAAVQALENDTYRDFLLFLMFTGLRRSEAQSLRWADIDFKDRTFTIPDTKMAIH, from the coding sequence ATGCCAAAAGCTAAAATAACAAAAACATTTGTTGACCAAGTCCCATGTCCTAAAAAGGGACAAGTGGCGTATTGCGATACGGATTTGCGGGGCTTTTATTTGATCGTCGGTACGCAGGCCAAAACTTATACAGCCCAGAAAGACATTCAAGGCCGCACAGTCCGTTACACGATTGGTAGGCACGGGCACTTCACCCCGGAGCAAGCGCGGAAAATTGCCAGAGACAAGTTGAATTTAATGGCGCAAGGCATTGACCCAAACGCGCAGGAAAAAGAACAGAATGCACAGCGGATAACACTCAATCACGCTTTAAAAACGTATCTGGCGACACGGCGCAATCTGAAGGAGCGTACCAAAACCGATTACCGCTATATTACAGACCGCTATCTCAAAGATTGGAAAGAAAAATTACTGACCGATATTACAAAGGATATGGTCGGCGCAAAACACGCAAAAATTGCCGAAGAGTTTGGGGCATATACAGCCAACAAAGCCATGCGCCTTTTGCGCGCGATCTTTAACTTCGCGCAAGCCACGTACGACATCTGCCCCGTCAATCCGGTCGTCTATTTAACCCGCGTAAAGGCGTGGTACAAAGAGGAGCGCAAGCGCACCTATATCAAGCCCCATGAATTGAAAAGCTGGTGGGCGGCGGTGCAGGCATTGGAGAATGACACCTACCGTGATTTTCTGCTGTTTTTGATGTTTACGGGGCTTCGCCGCAGTGAGGCGCAATCGTTGCGCTGGGCAGACATTGATTTTAAAGACCGTACCTTCACCATTCCCGATACAAAAATGGCGATCCATTGA